The stretch of DNA GAACCCACGCTGTATTCGGCCGTGCGCCGCCTTGAACCGCAGGGTTTCGTTCGATCGTACTGGGGCGAAACGGGTCCGGGTGCACGACGGAAGTACTACACGATAACCGAGAAGGGTCGCGCAGCTTATCGGCAAAACCTAGAGGACTGGAAGCGTGCACGTACGTTAATTGATCGCCTGGTGTCAGGCACGGA from Actinomycetota bacterium encodes:
- a CDS encoding PadR family transcriptional regulator, with the protein product MGEAPISSDLIRGHIDTVVLGLLNTEDRYGYDICKRVSALSDGEYELKEPTLYSAVRRLEPQGFVRSYWGETGPGARRKYYTITEKGRAAYRQNLEDWKRARTLIDRLVSGTEQEG